A single genomic interval of SAR324 cluster bacterium harbors:
- a CDS encoding GFA family protein has protein sequence MIKHQGGCHCGKVRFTTEYDPLLVGQCNCTRCRRLYGTMSVGAMFGENEPEINGETYEYTFNGGSGMPVHLHSCSTCGTRIYAEPESFGGMIYVLLGSFDNSLEFEPKGEIFTKYKMRWLRDNGCIQESFEEAAVLERMQALMENLDQRA, from the coding sequence ATGATCAAGCATCAAGGTGGATGTCACTGTGGAAAAGTTAGATTTACTACGGAGTATGACCCATTGCTAGTAGGACAGTGCAACTGTACTCGTTGTAGACGCTTGTACGGAACAATGTCTGTCGGTGCTATGTTTGGTGAAAATGAGCCTGAAATCAATGGTGAAACCTATGAATACACCTTCAATGGTGGTAGTGGAATGCCTGTTCATCTACATTCTTGTTCAACATGTGGCACCAGGATCTACGCAGAACCGGAATCTTTTGGAGGAATGATATACGTCCTCCTAGGTTCCTTTGATAATTCTCTCGAATTCGAACCCAAGGGTGAAATTTTCACAAAATACAAAATGAGATGGCTCCGGGATAACGGTTGTATCCAAGAGTCCTTCGAAGAGGCTGCAGTTTTAGAGAGAATGCAAGCATTAATGGAAAACTTAGATCAACGTGCTTGA
- a CDS encoding antibiotic biosynthesis monooxygenase: protein MAMMVWITIKVKEGNLNQVMQLVDEPYGNAYTASQKGCERLERSISHDNPNHILLTELWSSKEDWDAYLELQQTVRDENGWMGRLLPLVEEDWLQVTFSEMNKSL from the coding sequence ATGGCAATGATGGTCTGGATTACGATAAAAGTGAAGGAAGGCAATCTTAATCAGGTGATGCAATTGGTTGATGAGCCTTATGGCAATGCTTACACAGCATCACAAAAGGGTTGTGAAAGATTAGAGAGATCTATTTCACACGACAATCCTAATCACATCCTATTAACTGAGTTATGGAGTTCTAAAGAAGATTGGGATGCATACCTTGAATTGCAGCAAACAGTGAGGGATGAAAACGGTTGGATGGGACGTCTCCTTCCTCTGGTGGAGGAAGATTGGCTACAAGTCACATTTTCCGAAATGAATAAATCATTGTAG
- a CDS encoding excalibur calcium-binding domain-containing protein, translating to MKNYEETRAYLTQCNIQILDRDGDGVPCVTLCD from the coding sequence ATGAAGAACTACGAAGAAACTAGGGCCTACCTCACCCAGTGCAACATTCAGATTCTGGATCGTGATGGGGATGGAGTACCCTGTGTGACGTTGTGTGATTGA
- a CDS encoding cupin domain-containing protein translates to MASIEVKNFTNGADEVSTPSNARVETVNVGGQRVIKVTVQPGWKWSKDIKPIVGTESCQARHIGVIVEGTVTCRHNDGTEETYSGGDAYAIEPGHDAWVVGDKPAVGYEFHGAWEV, encoded by the coding sequence ATGGCATCCATTGAAGTAAAGAACTTTACCAATGGCGCTGATGAAGTCAGCACTCCAAGCAATGCCCGGGTGGAGACAGTAAATGTAGGTGGTCAAAGAGTAATCAAAGTAACTGTCCAGCCCGGCTGGAAATGGTCAAAGGATATCAAACCGATTGTCGGGACAGAAAGCTGTCAAGCCAGGCATATCGGCGTCATTGTCGAGGGCACAGTAACCTGTCGTCATAACGATGGCACTGAGGAGACTTACTCTGGTGGTGACGCTTATGCGATTGAACCAGGGCATGATGCATGGGTTGTTGGGGACAAGCCTGCCGTTGGTTACGAATTTCATGGTGCTTGGGAAGTGTAA